DNA sequence from the Arthrobacter jinronghuae genome:
TGAACGCGCCTTGACCGCACGGTCCACGACTTCCCCGGACACCGCGCCAGTCAGCACCCCGTCTTTTATTTCCAGGAGGTTCGCCCGGCGGAAGCTGAGCCGCAGGCGATCGGCCAGCGGGTCAAGCACCTGGGTGAAACCGCCCGACACCACGGCAACTCCGTGTCCGGCCGCAAGGAACTCCTTCACCAGCAGTTCCGCGCCGTCGGAAAGTTCAATCCTGGCCCCCACTTCGTCGATGACGGACGCCGGCAGCCCGGCCAGCGTTTTCACTCGGGCATGCAGGCTCGCGGCAAAATCCAGTTCCCCGCGCATGGCGGCCTCGGTCACCGCTGCGACCTCCGCTTCCCGTCCTGCATGCGCCGCCAGCAGTTCAATGACTTCCTGTTTGATCAGGGTCGAGTCCACGTCCAGCACCAGCAGCTTCCGGGCATCCTCAAGCAGCGACGGCGGCACCACGGCGCTCTGCTCACCGCCCGGCCGTGCCGGTACGGCTGCCGCAGCTGCGGCGACGGCGCGCCGCAGCCGGGGGAGGCCGCCGTCGTACCCCACATAAAGCTTGGACACGGTGAAACCGTTCCCCGCAGCGTTCTCCAGTTCCAGGATCCGCGCCCCCAACCCGGAGACGGCGCCCTGCACCGCCCCCAGATAGGCGTCGGACAGATCCCGCCCGTAGCTGACGACACTGTATTCGGGGGAGTTCGGCATGGTTTCCGTTCTGCTCGGTCCAACGGGGAAGTACGTGTTCGGTACGGGGATCCCCGGCTGCGTCTGCGTGGCGGCCGGGCGCATCGTTTCGCCAATGCCCCTTTCTTTAGCCTAATGTCTAGTGCTATGAGTGATGTTCTTGAATTTGCCGGCGTAAGCGTTGTCCGCGGCGGCAAAAACCTGTTGGACGGCGTTAACTGGCAGGTCAAGGAGGGGGAACGTTGGGTCATCATGGGCCCCAACGGTGCCGGAAAGACCACGCTGCTGCAGATTGCCAGCGGCCGGATGCACCCTACCCGAGGCGTAGCGGGAATCCTCGAGGAAGTCCTCGGCGCGGTGGACGTCTTTGAACTCCGCCCCCGTATCGGTCTGGCCTCCGCGGCACTTGCCGGGCAGATCCCCGAGGACGAAACAGTCCTCAACGTGGTGCTCACGGCGTCCTACGGAATGACCGGGCGCTGGCGTGAAAAGTACGAAAAGCTCGACGAACGGCGCGCCTTCCGCCTCCTGCACGAGTGGGGCATGTCCACCTTCATGAACCGCCGCTTCTCCTCGCTCAGCGAAGGGGAGCGCAAGCGCGTCCAGATCGCCCGCGCCCTGATGACGGATCCGGAACTGCTGCTGCTGGACGAGCCGGCCGCCGGCCTGGACCTCGCAGGCCGAGAGGACCTCCTGTTCCGGCTCGGCGAACTGGCCCGGGACGAGGAAGCACCCGCCATGGTGCTGGTCACCCACCACCTGGAAGAAGTCCCCACCGGTTTCACCCACGCCCTGCTGCTCCGCGAAGGCGGCGTGGTGGCGTCCGGTCCCATCGAAGAGGTGTTCACCGAAGAACACCTATGCACCGCCTTTGACCTGCCGCTGGACCTGCGCCGCGACGGCGGCCGGTATTCGGCCACTGCCCGGCGCGGCTAGGAGCAGTTTCCGGGTGAACCTCCAGTATTTAGAGTCCGCCGACGATCCCCGCGTCTACGACTACACCTCCCTCACGGACACCTCCCTCCGGAAGCGGCGGGAACCGGAGGAGGGCATGTACATTGCCGAATCCTCCAAGGTCCTGCGCCGCGCGGTCGACGCCGGACACCGCCCGCGGTCCTTTTTCCTGGCCGAGAAATGGCTTCCGGACCTGGCGGACATCCTGGCCCGGTTCCCGGACGTGCCTGCCTACGTAGGTACGCCCGAGGTCCTGGAGCAGATCACCGGGTTCCACCTGCACCGGGGTGCCCTGGCGGCCATGGAACGCCCTGCGCCCCTGGACCTGCCCGGCCTGCTGGGTACGGCCCGCAGGATCGCGGTGCTGGAAGACATTGTCGACCACACCAACATCGGTGCGATCTTCCGTTCCGCCGCTGCCCTGCAGGTGGACGCCGTGCTGGTGACACCCCGCTGTGCGGACCCGCTGTACCGCCGGGCCATCCGCGTAAGCATGGGAGCAGTCTTCCAGGTTCCGTGGGTGCGGCTGACGGACTGGCCGGGACAACTCGAACAGCTCCGTGAAGCCGGCTTTGTGACTGCTGCCCTGGCACTGCGCGAGGATTCCCTGACCCTGGATGAACTGAGCGCCCGCCGCGACGAGCGCCTTGCACTGGTCCTCGGCACGGAAGGCGACGGCCTGGCCGAGGCCACCCTCACCGGCGTCGACCTGGCCGTACGCATCCCGATGAGCGGGGGCGTCGATTCGCTGAATGTAGCCGCCGCCAGTGCCGTGGCATTCTGGGAGTGCCGGCCCTGATGCCGCCGGGCAGTCCGCTGCCCTTACCCTGCAGTCCCTCAGGTGCCAGACTGTGCGCAGTCATCCACCCTTCGAGGAGACCAGCGGAGCTGCTATGGAATCCCGTGCAAGCACCCGGCCAGGCAAGGTCCTGGCGCTGTGCGCCGGATTACTGCTGACCGTTTCGGCCTGCGGCCCCACCGCCGGTCAACTGCAGGAACGGGAAACATCGGCTTCAGCGGCGCCGTCCGGCACCGTTGCCGCAGAGCCGTCCCGCACCGCCTATCCCACCCGGCCGCCGTCGCCCGTTCCCGAAATCACCGCTCCGCCGACGCAGGTGGGTGTCACCGGCAGCCAGGTTGGTATGCCGCAGTCGGTCCAGGATGCCTGCCAGTGGCTCCTTCGCCGGGATCCGGAGCCTGCGTCCGGGGCCGAAGCGGGGGCCTGCGTCTCCGCCGCCATGGCCGCGGGCGGAGGCGGCGTGCAGACCCTTCGGACAGACACCAGCTGGCTCCCGGCCGGCACGTACAGCGTCCGGTTCGCCACCGGCCCCGACTTCGCCATGACCCTGCAGGACACGGATGCGGACCTCTCACTCACCATCCGCGAGGGGCAGCGGGTGCTGCGCAAGGAGAACCAGGACATTTCCGCGGACCGGGAAGGAACGGCTGAAGAGGCCTACGCGGCGATCCTTGCCGATGCCGCCGAGTTGACCGTCCGGCCGGAGAGAGTGGCCGCGCTGCTTGCACCGGCGGAAGAGGTCGCCGTCCGGTACGGGGTAGTGCTCGACGGGAAGCCCTGCACGCAGATCAGCGGGAGCTTCGACACGGGGGAGGCGCAGCAGCCCGGAAACGGCACCGGACCTCCGGCAGGGTCATCCGCGGTGCTTCCGGCCGGTTCCTTTTCACTGTGCCTGGATGATTTTTACCGCCCCGTACAGATTGAAATCACCGGCCTTAACCAGGGCATCACCTCGAAGATCACCGCCGTCAACGCCCAGTGGGGCACCCGCCCGCTCTCTTGAGACGAGAGCCGAAGGGTTTCCTGCGGGTCCGGGAAATGCGCTAGTATGGGTTGCTGGCCGAATGTACGGCCGATAAAGCTTTCAACCACACTGTGCCTGGCAAAATCCAGGCACCAAAAGAAGGTAAAACTGTGAAGTCTGATATCCACCCCAAGTATGCTCCGGTTGTCTTCCGTGACCTCGCGTCCGACACCGCTTTCCTGACGGCCTCCACCGCCACCTCCTCCAAGACGATCGAGTGGGAAGACGGAAACACGTACCCGCTCATCGAGGTGGAAATCTCCTCCGCATCGCACCCGTTCTACACGGGCAAGCAGCGCATCATGGACTCCGCCGGCCGCGTGGAGCGCTTCAACGCCCGCTTCAAGGGCTTCGGCGCGAAGAAGTAACCAGCACGGAAATACAGCAGTACTTAGAGAAAGGTCCGCCGGCATCAGCCCGGCGGGCCTTTCCCTGTAACGGGGGACCGTCCGGTCCCGGCAGAGCGGTTCGGAGCTAAGGAGTCTTGATGGCAAGCACGGATAACACTGGACGCCGGCACGGGGAATACAAAGTTCCCGGCGGCAAACTCGTTGTAGCGGACCTGGAAGTCCGTGACGGCAAGCTGGCCGATGTTTCCCTTGGCGGCGATTTCTTCCTGGAACCCGATGAAGCACTCGGGGATATCAATGCCGCCCTTGAGGGCCTGTCTGCCGAGACGTCGTTCGGCGATATTGCCGCAGCCGTCCGCTCCCGGTTGTCCCCGGATACGGTCCTCTTCGGTTTCTCGCCCGAAGCCGTCGCCACCACCGTACGCCGCGCCCTCGGCAAGGCCACCGGCTGGGGGGACCACCAGTGGGAGATCATCCCGCCCACCCCGCTGTCCACGCATATGCACGTAGCCATGGACGAGGTCCTGGCGGAGGAAGTGGGCACGGGTAAGCGCAATCCCACCCTTCGGTTCTGGGAATGGGAGTCGCCCTCCGTGGTGATCGGCAGCTTCCAGTCCCTGAAGAACGAGGTGGATCCGGAGGGAGCGGAACGGCACGGTGTCACCGTAGTCCGGCGCATCACCGGCGGCGGTGCCATGTTCATGGAGCACGGCAACGCCATCACCTACTCCCTTTACGTTCCCCAGTCCCTGGTGGATGGGCTCAGCTTCGCGGATTCCTACCCCTTCTTGGACGCCTGGGTGATGGAATCCCTGAAGAAGCTCGGAATCTCCGCCTGGTACGTGCCGCTGAACGACATGGCCACGGACCAGGGCAAGATCGGCGGTGCCGCACAGAAACGTTTCAGCAGCGGCGGGATGCTGCACCACGTCACCATGTCCTACAACATCGACGCGGACAAGATGGTGGAGGTGCTGCGCATCGGCAAGGAAAAACTCTCCGACAAGGGCACTACGAGTGCCAAGAAGCGGGTGGATCCGCTTAAGCGGCAGACCGGGCTTTCCCGCGAAGACATCATTGCAACCATGATGGACACCTTCGCCACGCGTTACGGCGCAGTCGAGGCGTCGATCTCCGACGAGGAGCTGGCCCTCGCGGAGCAGAAGGTCGCTGAAAAGTTCGACACCCCGGAGTGGCTGAGCCGCGTCCCCTAACCCGCCGGCCTGCGGACCGTCCGCTACCCCGGCGGCGGTCCGTAGGCCTAGACTGCGGAGATGGAGAAAAAGTCGCTGACCGCCCTCGTCCGCCAACACATGGAATCCTCACGGCAGGCGGCCAGCGGACGCAGCGCCTCCACTGTCTACGGCGGACACGAGCACGTGCTGCGGCAGACCGTGATTGCCCTCCGGGCCGGGTTTGTTATGGACGAGCATGAGAATCCGGGCGAGGCCACGGTCTATGTCCTCAAGGGCCGGGTTGCCCTGGCCGCGGAGGGCAACACCTGGGACGGCGCCGCGGGAGACCTGCTGATTGTTCCGCAGGCGCGGCACTCCGTCGCGGCCCTGGAAGACTCGGCCATCCTCCTCACCGTCGCCAAGCCGCAGCTGGCCTGACGCCGGGCCTGCTGCCTCCCCGGACCTACAGTCCGGCCGCCTGGACGCGCAGGGACCGAAGCAGCTGGTCCTGCTGCTCGATGATGATCCGCCGCAGCGCGCCCGGCGCGCCGGGATGAAGCTCCAGCCATTCGACCGATTTCTGCACTACCGGATGGTCGGCCGGTGCCATGCCCGGCGCTGCATCCTGGTGCCCGGGGTAGAGCCCGCCGACCACGCGGGAGGCCAGCTCGATGCTGCGTGCGGACCAGACCTCGGTGAGGGAGGCGAAATAGTCCTCCACGTATCCGTCCAGCAACTCGTGGCTGCCCAGGCCGAACCCGGTGATTGTGGCCGAGAGCAGCTCGTTGGAGAGGCGATCGGAGTGGACTGCCGCCTGCCAGGCCGCAGCCTTCACCTCCGGATCCGGGAAGGCAGCCGCTGCGGTCGTGTGGCCCACCCGTCCCGACGCCGTGGTGTCCCGTTCCAGTTCGGCGTCCAGTTCCGCGCGGGTGGCGGAATCGGTGGCCGCGAGTGCAACCCACAGGCGCCAGCGAAGATCGGAATCCACTGCCAGGCCCTCGACGCCGGCACTGCCGTCCAGCAGTCCGCGCAGCAGCCGGTTGTAGGTGCTGCTGCGCCGCCCGGCCCCTGCGGCGGCCCGGGCCCAGATGATCTGCCGGTCGCTGCCCGGTGCCGCCGTCTTCAACTGCTCGGCAATGTGCGCGTAGAACTCCTCGCGCAGTTCGTCCCGCCGCGACGTCGGTGCGTAATACTCGATGGCACTGAGGGCATTGTCCAGCAGTACCTGCAGTACGCCGGCACCGCTTTCCTGCGGCGCCACCCGCTGGACCAGCCGTACGTAGTCCTTGGCACTGAGGACCCCGTCCCGGACGCTGTTCCACAGCGCTGAAAGCGTGATGGCCCGGGCCAGGGGATCGGTGAGCCGGTGCAGGGACTCCAGCAGCGTGCCCAGTGACGCGTCGTCGAAACGGATCTTGGCGTAGGTAAGGTCCTCGTCATTGAGCAGCAGAAGGGCAGGACGCTGCCTGCCGAGCAGTTCAGGTACCTCCGTCCGTGCACCGGCGACGTCCAGTTCCACGCTGTCAATGCGGACCAGGGCTCCGGCGGCGTCGAAATCGTACAGTCCGACGCGGAGCCGGTGCGGCCGGGGGACCTGTTCGCCGCTGACCGGATCCGGAGCATTCTGCCGGATAACCACGGAAGTGTAGGCACCGGCGTCGTCGGTTTCGGTCTCCGGGGCCAGGACCGGAACGCCGGCGGTCTGGAGCCAGCGGCTGGACCACAGCGCCATGTCCCTGCCGGACGCCGTTTCCAGGGCACTGAGGAGGTCCGCGAGCGTGGTGTTGCCGAAGGCATGGGCCCGGAAGTACCCCCGGGCAGCCTCGATAAAGGCATCGAACCCGACGTAGGCCACCAGCTGCTTGAGCACCGAGGCGCCCTTGGCATACGTGATGCCGTCGAAGTTCTGCTTCGCGGCCTCCAGATCGGGGATGTCCGCCACGATGGGGTGCGTGGTGGGCAGCTGGTCCTGGACGTAGGCCCAGGCCTTGCGCCGGTTCGCGAAGCTCACCCAGGAGTTGGTGAAGTCGGTGGCACGGTCCACGGCCAGGGCGCCCATGTAGTCCGCGAAGGACTCCTTGAGCCACAGGTCGTCCCACCACTTCATGGTCACCAGGTCGCCGAACCACATGTGCGCCATCTCGTGCAGGATGGTGTTGGCGCGCGCCTCGTACTGCGCCTCCGTGGCCCTGGAGCGGAACACGTATGCCTCGGTGAAGGTCACCAGGCCGGGATTCTCCATGGCGCCGAGGTTGTACTCGGGGACAAAGGCGGAATCGTATTTCCCGAAGGGATACGGGAAGGCAAAGAGGCGGTGGAAGTAGTCCAGGCCCCGTTTAGTGACCGCGAAGATGTTCTCCGCGTCGAAGTACTCGGCCAGGGAGGAACGGCAGTACGCCGCCAGCGGAACGCGAAGGTCGGTGCCGTCGTCGAGCCGGGTGCACCACTCGTCGTCGGCGCGGTGGTACGGGCCGGCGAGGACCGTGGTGATGTAGGTGGAGATGCGCTGGGTAGCAGCGAACTCCCAACGGCTCAGGGCGCCGTCACCCAGCGGTGTCCGCTGCGTTTCGACGCCGTTGGAAGCCACCTCCCAGCCACTCGGCGCCGTCACCGTGAAACTGAAGGACGCCTTCAGGTCCGGCTGCTCAAAATCGGCAAATACGCGCCGCGCGTCGGCGGGCTCGTACTGCGTGTAGAGGTAGATCTGCCCGTCCGCCGGGTCGCGGAAGCGGTGCAGGCCCTCGCCGCTCCGGCTGTAGAGGGCCGTGCCGTCGACGGTGACGGTGTTTTGCCGCTGCAGGCCGGGCAGGCGGATCCGGGAGGAGTCCACAACGTCTGCCAGGTCCAGCTCGGCCCCGTTCAGGACAACCGAGGACACCCCGCCGTGGATGAAGTCCAGGAACGTCTCGGCACCGGGCTCTGAACAGCCGAAGGTTATGGTGCTTCGGGACCGGAAGCCTGCGGCGTCCTGGTTCTGGGCATTGCCCAGGTCCAGATGGACATCGTAGGAGGTCACGGACAGCAGGCGGGACCGCAGAGCGGCTTCGTCACGGCTCAGGTTCTGGTTAGGCACCTGTTCATTCAATCACTTCTGCGGGCGCCGGCGGTGCCGTCCGATGCGATGGTCGCCGTAACCGGCCCCCTACGCGGCTCGGAACCGCTGCCGGGCAATCGTTCCATCACCGCGGAGAAGGACAATGAGGCCAGCACTATGAAATACGGTGCGTAGAGATAGAGGAACCGGGCACGCGCCTCGAAGAGCAAAAGGAACAGGAGCAATCCGAACAGTGCAATCCGCATTGCCGACAGCTCCGGGCGCAGGAGGCGCGGCGTCCGCAGGAACAACGGCACGGACACGAGGGCAAGGGTCGCGAACCAGGTTCCCTGCCAGATGGAGAGCATCCATTGAAAGTTCGGACGGGTATTGCCGAACAGGTCCTGGATGCCTTGGTCCGCGGGGCGGGATGAAAGGAAATTCTCCCCGGTCATCCGTCCCTCGCCGAAGGAAAAGAAGGATCCGTCTCCCGTAATCCATGCCAGCTTATGGTGGAGGAAGGCAACGTAACCGCCCGGCCCCATGGCGGACACCCGGTTCTGGTAGGCCTGCACGCCCTGGCGGAATTTCTCCTCTTCACCGGTGATGGCAACCGTACTCTGGTAATCATCCTCGTTGTAGGCCCCGTAGTAGGGCCCGTGAGGTCCCTCCGTGGAGCGCGCGCCGACCTTCAGGAAATGGCCCATGTTCATCGCGTGGGGATTGTCTTGGACATCGAACGCAATCACCGGGCTCCGTTGTTCAAAGCCCGCAATCAGCCGGTTACCGATGAAGAAGCTCCCGCCGACAATAACCACGGCGAGCAGCAGGACCAGGGTGTCCTTCCGCCCGGCGAGCAGGCATACCGCCGTGATGCCGGCAGCCACCAGGCAGATCAGCACGGTGGGTTTGATCCCGTAGCCCACCGCGGCCACCGCACCCGCAAGGATCCACAGCGGCACACGGACGGTAAGGCTGGCCGAGCGCCGGGACACCAACAGCAGGCAGAGGATCAGGACGGTGAACAGAACACCGACCGTGTCCGAGTAGAGCACTCCCGCCCACGGCGATAGAACCAGGAAGACCGTCGTCGGCACCAGCGAAACGGCGGCGGCGATCCGGCCGCCCAACATGCGTACCGCGCAATACGTCAGCACCGTCCCGGCGAAGAGCACCGACCCGTTAAGGAATGCCGTAATCATTCCCAGGTCCTGAAAACCGAGCGAGAGCGCCAGCTCGTAGTACGCCGCTATCAGCAGCATCAGGAGCAGGTTGTTCGGGTTGGTCTCGAAATAGGGAGGCACGGAGTCAATCGTTTTGCCTGCCAGCCCGGCGGCGGCATCGGCGACGGCATACGCATCCCAGTCCGGGGGAAGCCGGACGGCGTAGGCCACCCGCATCTGGATCCACAGCAGCAGCGCCCACACCGCTGCCCACGGCAGGTACGTCCAGGGGCGGTGCCGCGCAGCTGCCGCCGCGGTTCTCCGCAGCAGCCAATACAGCCCGGTCATCAGCCCCGGTACCACTGCCGCGGCCAGCAGTGCCCACCCAGTGCGGTACTGCGAAGCACCGTAGTGCGGGAACACCACGTTGGTCAGCAGGGCCCACAGGATCAACCCGCACAGCACCAGACCGGCGGCAGCCGGCAAGTTCGCGAGCTGCGGGCGGATTCGCAACGGCGCGGCATGACGCCGTTGGGCGCCATCTACCGTGTGTTGCGCAACTCCTTCTCCGGACATGGCTCACAGGTCCTTGGTGGGTGGGTGGGCACGGGAGTTGGGTGGGCAGGGGCTGGTTGCTACCCTGACGGCACCCTGGTCCCACTATCCGGCCAGCAGCAACGCCGCGGCTAGGCCCAGGCCGGATATCAGGGCCCACGACGTCAACGCCGCTGCCGCCGCACGGACACCGGAGGCGAAGAGCGCCCTCACCCGGACACCGGCCCCCAGCGCAAACAACGCCGCGGCGAAGAGCAGCTCCTGCAGGACGGCGGCGGTTTCCAGCGCCGCCCCGGGCAGCACGCCCCAGGTACGGACCAGGATCAGCGCGAGGAAGCCCAGGACAAACAAAGGGACCAGCGGAGGGCGTTTGCCTTGCAGCGGAAGCTGCGCGCGCCGGGCCCGCAGCCCGGCGGCTGCGGTCATCGGTGCCAGCAGCACTACGCGCGCAAGCTTCACGACGACGGCGGCCGCCAACGCCGCTGTACCGGCGGTCTGCGCGGTGGCGACCACCTGCCCGACGTCGTGCACCGACGCCCCGGCCCAGGAACCAAAGACTTCCGCCGGCAGGCCCAGCATCCTGCCGGCCAGCGGCAGCACCGCAATGGCCAGCGTGCCGCAAAGCGTCACCAGGGCGACCGGCACCACCGTTTCTTCGGTGCGGGTCCTGCGGACTGCGGCCATCGCCCCGATGGCGGAAACACCGCAGATGGAGAAGCCGGCGGCGATCAGCACCGGTTCATCCCCTGGAAGGCGGAACAACCGGCAGATGCCGTACGTGCCCGCAAAGGCCGCCAG
Encoded proteins:
- the serB gene encoding phosphoserine phosphatase SerB, with translation MPNSPEYSVVSYGRDLSDAYLGAVQGAVSGLGARILELENAAGNGFTVSKLYVGYDGGLPRLRRAVAAAAAAVPARPGGEQSAVVPPSLLEDARKLLVLDVDSTLIKQEVIELLAAHAGREAEVAAVTEAAMRGELDFAASLHARVKTLAGLPASVIDEVGARIELSDGAELLVKEFLAAGHGVAVVSGGFTQVLDPLADRLRLSFRRANLLEIKDGVLTGAVSGEVVDRAVKARSLAEWARALEVAPGSTIAVGDGANDLDMLAAAALGVAFNAKPAVQAAADAVVNLPQLDVVQHFVKL
- a CDS encoding ABC transporter ATP-binding protein: MSDVLEFAGVSVVRGGKNLLDGVNWQVKEGERWVIMGPNGAGKTTLLQIASGRMHPTRGVAGILEEVLGAVDVFELRPRIGLASAALAGQIPEDETVLNVVLTASYGMTGRWREKYEKLDERRAFRLLHEWGMSTFMNRRFSSLSEGERKRVQIARALMTDPELLLLDEPAAGLDLAGREDLLFRLGELARDEEAPAMVLVTHHLEEVPTGFTHALLLREGGVVASGPIEEVFTEEHLCTAFDLPLDLRRDGGRYSATARRG
- a CDS encoding TrmH family RNA methyltransferase, which encodes MNLQYLESADDPRVYDYTSLTDTSLRKRREPEEGMYIAESSKVLRRAVDAGHRPRSFFLAEKWLPDLADILARFPDVPAYVGTPEVLEQITGFHLHRGALAAMERPAPLDLPGLLGTARRIAVLEDIVDHTNIGAIFRSAAALQVDAVLVTPRCADPLYRRAIRVSMGAVFQVPWVRLTDWPGQLEQLREAGFVTAALALREDSLTLDELSARRDERLALVLGTEGDGLAEATLTGVDLAVRIPMSGGVDSLNVAAASAVAFWECRP
- a CDS encoding type B 50S ribosomal protein L31, with translation MKSDIHPKYAPVVFRDLASDTAFLTASTATSSKTIEWEDGNTYPLIEVEISSASHPFYTGKQRIMDSAGRVERFNARFKGFGAKK
- a CDS encoding lipoate--protein ligase family protein; its protein translation is MASTDNTGRRHGEYKVPGGKLVVADLEVRDGKLADVSLGGDFFLEPDEALGDINAALEGLSAETSFGDIAAAVRSRLSPDTVLFGFSPEAVATTVRRALGKATGWGDHQWEIIPPTPLSTHMHVAMDEVLAEEVGTGKRNPTLRFWEWESPSVVIGSFQSLKNEVDPEGAERHGVTVVRRITGGGAMFMEHGNAITYSLYVPQSLVDGLSFADSYPFLDAWVMESLKKLGISAWYVPLNDMATDQGKIGGAAQKRFSSGGMLHHVTMSYNIDADKMVEVLRIGKEKLSDKGTTSAKKRVDPLKRQTGLSREDIIATMMDTFATRYGAVEASISDEELALAEQKVAEKFDTPEWLSRVP
- a CDS encoding cupin domain-containing protein, which encodes MEKKSLTALVRQHMESSRQAASGRSASTVYGGHEHVLRQTVIALRAGFVMDEHENPGEATVYVLKGRVALAAEGNTWDGAAGDLLIVPQARHSVAALEDSAILLTVAKPQLA
- the pepN gene encoding aminopeptidase N; amino-acid sequence: MPNQNLSRDEAALRSRLLSVTSYDVHLDLGNAQNQDAAGFRSRSTITFGCSEPGAETFLDFIHGGVSSVVLNGAELDLADVVDSSRIRLPGLQRQNTVTVDGTALYSRSGEGLHRFRDPADGQIYLYTQYEPADARRVFADFEQPDLKASFSFTVTAPSGWEVASNGVETQRTPLGDGALSRWEFAATQRISTYITTVLAGPYHRADDEWCTRLDDGTDLRVPLAAYCRSSLAEYFDAENIFAVTKRGLDYFHRLFAFPYPFGKYDSAFVPEYNLGAMENPGLVTFTEAYVFRSRATEAQYEARANTILHEMAHMWFGDLVTMKWWDDLWLKESFADYMGALAVDRATDFTNSWVSFANRRKAWAYVQDQLPTTHPIVADIPDLEAAKQNFDGITYAKGASVLKQLVAYVGFDAFIEAARGYFRAHAFGNTTLADLLSALETASGRDMALWSSRWLQTAGVPVLAPETETDDAGAYTSVVIRQNAPDPVSGEQVPRPHRLRVGLYDFDAAGALVRIDSVELDVAGARTEVPELLGRQRPALLLLNDEDLTYAKIRFDDASLGTLLESLHRLTDPLARAITLSALWNSVRDGVLSAKDYVRLVQRVAPQESGAGVLQVLLDNALSAIEYYAPTSRRDELREEFYAHIAEQLKTAAPGSDRQIIWARAAAGAGRRSSTYNRLLRGLLDGSAGVEGLAVDSDLRWRLWVALAATDSATRAELDAELERDTTASGRVGHTTAAAAFPDPEVKAAAWQAAVHSDRLSNELLSATITGFGLGSHELLDGYVEDYFASLTEVWSARSIELASRVVGGLYPGHQDAAPGMAPADHPVVQKSVEWLELHPGAPGALRRIIIEQQDQLLRSLRVQAAGL
- a CDS encoding glycosyltransferase family protein, translating into MPAAAGLVLCGLILWALLTNVVFPHYGASQYRTGWALLAAAVVPGLMTGLYWLLRRTAAAAARHRPWTYLPWAAVWALLLWIQMRVAYAVRLPPDWDAYAVADAAAGLAGKTIDSVPPYFETNPNNLLLMLLIAAYYELALSLGFQDLGMITAFLNGSVLFAGTVLTYCAVRMLGGRIAAAVSLVPTTVFLVLSPWAGVLYSDTVGVLFTVLILCLLLVSRRSASLTVRVPLWILAGAVAAVGYGIKPTVLICLVAAGITAVCLLAGRKDTLVLLLAVVIVGGSFFIGNRLIAGFEQRSPVIAFDVQDNPHAMNMGHFLKVGARSTEGPHGPYYGAYNEDDYQSTVAITGEEEKFRQGVQAYQNRVSAMGPGGYVAFLHHKLAWITGDGSFFSFGEGRMTGENFLSSRPADQGIQDLFGNTRPNFQWMLSIWQGTWFATLALVSVPLFLRTPRLLRPELSAMRIALFGLLLFLLLFEARARFLYLYAPYFIVLASLSFSAVMERLPGSGSEPRRGPVTATIASDGTAGARRSD
- a CDS encoding YeiH family protein codes for the protein MPESPAASSPAPSSRWDRLRGTVPGLLTAAAAVVASFLVHLLLPAVPVLTAAVVLGLLAANVPGSAAMAAGAWKPGLALAARKFLRLGIVLLGLKVSLVDIAGLGWTALLLIVALVLAAFAGTYGICRLFRLPGDEPVLIAAGFSICGVSAIGAMAAVRRTRTEETVVPVALVTLCGTLAIAVLPLAGRMLGLPAEVFGSWAGASVHDVGQVVATAQTAGTAALAAAVVVKLARVVLLAPMTAAAGLRARRAQLPLQGKRPPLVPLFVLGFLALILVRTWGVLPGAALETAAVLQELLFAAALFALGAGVRVRALFASGVRAAAAALTSWALISGLGLAAALLLAG